The Chrysemys picta bellii isolate R12L10 chromosome 5, ASM1138683v2, whole genome shotgun sequence DNA segment agaggagtttttgtctacctttgaacgcctttgcaatctgtaccagatccccgagggtcagcgaatgcctgtcctgctgaccagactgactggaaaagccagggaggtatttaatgaattgggggaacaagaagccttggattatgggcggtttaaggattctgtgttaaggcggttcaaggttactccagagttaagtttagagagtttaaaatgtctaaggattgtacttttgtagaatgtgctcataagctgatgggttttgttaaaaggtgggttgtgggagccaaggcgcatgggagttttgaaaaactgctggatttaataactttggaacagttcttagacattgtgcctgacaatgtgagagcagctgtgtgtgacagggaccctgagtcagtcctacgggcagcagagattgcggatgcccatatccaaaacagggctcgagaagggtgtaaaaccccggggaaaactaatcaccattctccccagttcaagaggagggaaggatttaaaagtaaacctgactcttctaaaggagttcaagggggcccggagggtaggaactcacatcccaggacggaacaggttacatgctatcactggtatgctgggccacatgagaccagactgcccgacactgaagggcagcccaaagccagcaaccccaaatgccacagcAAATGCTAACCCTGGTGTTATAAACTCagaggcaagccacacagagcccagctctATTgtcctgtgtgcaaatgctgtttctgtcgtctctgaagaatttgaccttaaaactcaggTTTCCTTGCCAGGGTTGCCTGGTTCTTTAGGGGTCAGGGGTCAACTAGGAACCACTGAGCAAATGGGGGTGAGTCTGATCCCGGCCGGCTCAGCTCCAGGggtgaagttcagatccaggggaCCCAGgtggctgtggggaaggaggagccCTTGGGGTAACAATAATCCCAAGCCAGCACAAGAACAGTGTCACGCATGTGAGACTTTTCCTCCAAGCTCAGTTTATTTTTTAACCCAAAAGGTAAAAAAGTAGCAACTTGCTGGGAGTTAATTAACAAGCCAGGCAAAGCTCCCAGCGGCTGAGCAGGCAGGCGAAGAATCGCCCCCCCTGAGCCTTCAGCGAGACCCTGGAATCTCGTATCGGTAATAGAAGACGGAGAACTGCAGGAAGCTGGCGAGGAGCGATGGGGACCTCTCCAAGACCCTCCGGAAGCCCATGTTCTCGTACAGCTGCTGGGCTGAGTACTGAACCATGGAGGTGTTCAGCACGACCGCACTGTACCCGCGTTCCTGGGCGAAGCGGATGACCGTCCTGCAGAGCGCCTTGGCGATGCCCCGGCCCCggtgctccctccccacagaCATACGCTTCAGTTCCAGGGCGCACCCCCTTTCTGACGGGTCCTCGGGTAGGACGGCCCCCACCATGCCCACCACCGCCCCCTCAGCCTCTGCCACCCAGAGACAAGAGTCTGCTGCCTCCAGGTAGGTTCTCCGGATGTCCAGTAGGTTGTTGTGAAGAAACTGCTGGGCGTAATCGTTCCAGAGAGACCGGATGTAAAACCAGGCCCCAGTGAGACCGAGCAGGAGAGCCAGGAGGGAGATCAGGAGGGACTCGGAGGCTGCGAGCACCGCCAGGAACAGGCCCAGGAAGTGCAGCTGGGCCTGGGGACACTTCAGCATGTAGATGAACGCAGCAGGAGTGTGCTCCATAATCCCACGTCCGAACATGGTGCGCACGGCCTCGTAGTCACCGTCCTCGTACTGCCGGAAGCAGTACGGGGCCATGGGGCCGCGCAGCCCAGGCACACTAGGGCAGACAGAGATTAAACCAGGGGAGCGGGTTGGGACATTGCTGATCCACCGGCCACTTCCCACAGTGCCCCTGGCTTCTTGCtgcactgggctccccccaccctcactgacTCCTGGCAAACACCTTCCACGCCTCCACCAACCGCCCTGCCATCTcatcacccccactcccagctacctcagcacccacccatcagccctgccctgcgAGAGGAGCACCAGGAACGGGTcggggacggggggagactttCTCTCGCAGGGGCTCAGGgtagaggggctgggggggcaggacagggggcttCACTAGGTGGACACTGCCCCTTTAAATGCCAGCGCTAGCTGGCGACAGGCTGGCCGTGGAGGTTCCATGCCCCACGCTCTCAGCAGCTCCCCAGACTAACGGGCTGTGATCCCGTCTGGAAGGGGACGGCAGGTGTTTGTGGATCAGCCTCTCCCGCTCCCCCAGATCCACACCCAGAGCAGCTTGCACTGCAGTGGTCCCGTCACCCTCCTCCCCTTGCCCAGCGCGGTATCTACCCAGCGGGAGAAGACAGCCGCTCTGTATCCGGGGCCTTTGCCCCACACTGCTGGGGACTAACGACAATAATCCATCGGCTGGGACCAAGCTCACAGGAAGCTCCTCGACTCCATGGGGCACTTCCTGGGTTCCCTATTCCTCCTCTGCTCTTTCGCCTTCTCCagcaaggagcagggcagggggcccagccctgggatgggaggggaaccctgggcagcaggaggggttgggagaCCCCTGAGGGGGCAGGTGTCAGCTGGATAGAGAGGAACGAAGGGGTGGGAGCCCCGGTGCAGGCACACAGCTCGGGGATTGTTTTAAGGCACGAACGGGCATAATCCCCCTGCACGGCCACGTCGCCAGGCCCCCCGGAGCATTCATGGGGCAGTTTGATTTGTCTCCCCAAGCCAGTGATCACAACGAACAGAAAAACATTCGGGAAATTCGCCCCGGCCTTGTCGTGGGCGTACGTGAGCCTAACCCAGCCCCCGCAGGAGGCCAGCAGCCATCCCAGGCAGCTGCCGGGTGTTGAGTTGGGCCCTGACCCGGGAGCCTGGCACTGCTGGTGATGGGGGCAGGCTGCTCAGTGCCTCCCTTTGCACACCTGGCCTTGCACACTAACACTTCCCTGGGGAGACCCCGGACGGCCTGACTCCCAGCCGCAGGCTCTAACCACAGGCCCCTCGTGCTGCTCAGAAGCTCGCCTGCTCTGGGGCATGGTGAGTGACGGCTGCCCTCGGGGAAATGCTCCATGCCCGGCACAGGGGAGGGCCTGACGTGCGCCGGATCCCCTCGGTTCGGCCTGGCCCTTACACACCCAGGCACCGCGGGAAGCTCTGGAGAGGGAGCGCAGCAGTCACTGCTCGCCCGCTCACACCTgttctgctgcctggctgggcaggacgcctgggttctctcccctgctctcagAACACCCTGGACTCCAAAGCTCAGTGTAGCCGCGGCTTGGCCAGCCAGTCCCCAGGAACAGCCCCCACCTCCACGGCCCCTGCATGGGCACTGCGGGCTGGCCAGCTCAGGGCCTTGGAAGCGGTTTCAGTCCCTGCTTTTGCAGCCGAGGAGGAAACGCTGCCAGCTGCAGCCAGGAGCAAAGCCTGTTCCTAGGGtgcccagatgtcctgattttatagggacagtcccaatttttgggtctttttcttatataggctcctattaccccccaaccttGTCccaaatttttcacacttgctgtctggtcaccctacctggtgcTCTCCCGAGCAGCACCTTagcacagggatgggcaaactttttgacccaagggccacatcagggttgcgcaactgtacggagggccgggtagggaaggctgtgcctccccaaacagcctggcccccaccccctatccgccccctcccacttcctgctccctgactgcccccctcagaaccctcaaccatccaaccccccctgctccttgtcccctcactgTCCTGACCCCTaaccacacccccgccccctgacagcccccccatgactcccaccccctatccaactgcccACTGGTCCTCATCTCCTGACCGCCccaccccaactgccccctgggatcccacccccttatccaaacccgccccccgctcgctgtcccctgactgccctcttgAACACTatccacacccccctcccctgacaggccccgtgggactcccactcccaaccctccctgttccccatcccctgaccacccccccagaacttggccccatccaaccacccccttctccctgactgcccccccccagaacccctccgCTCCCTTACCCACCTGAGAAAGaaacactcccagctgcagccaaGAGCAAAGCCTGTTCCTCTCCCGAGCAGCCCCTTAGCACCATGGCACAGGGCCCCCCAGGCCAGCCATTGTTCTGTGGCCGTgcaaacccccaggctgcagcgaCACTCTGCAgtgcccccaaccccctctcccagctgcaggacTCACCTGTGCACAGACCCAGCCAGGTGCCTCCCAGCCGGAGTGAAAGCCCCCCACTTCCAGCCAGGAGCTCCAGAGCAGCGGCGATGGAACCGCTGGTCAGcggtcggcaacttttggcacgcggctcaccatgGTAAgcaccgggccggtttgtttactggcCACGTCcccaggttcggctgatcgcggctcccactcgccgtggtttgccgtcccaggccaatgggggtggtgggaagcggcaGGCAGCACGGccctcggcctgtgccgcttcccgctgcccccattggcctggagtggcgaacctgtggatgcggcaggtaaacaaaccggcctggcccgccagggtgcttaccctggtgagccgcgtgccaaaggttgccgacctctgtgcTAGCTGCCCAGAGCCGGGATGTAGCCGCCCTCCCCGGGAATCCAGCCAGCTGGCAGGGCCCAGGCTGCTTAAAGGGAAAGCAGGCTTTAGAGAGAGCCTGACGCAggcagctctgcctggggggacAGGACGGGGTCTTTGCAACAGTTCAGCTTTCCCCCGACAGCCGCACTCCAGCAAtaagctgctccccccccccccccacgcactccAGAGCCCCCCCCTCTAACTGCTTCCCTCCTTGCTGGCGGAAGCTCAAGCTGGTTCCTGGGCGTGGAAGCAGATTACAGCTGCGTCTCGTCGCCTTTGCATGGCACCAAACGAGCTGCTCTGTGGCTGGGAGTCCCCATCTCTGTAAGGGGATCACAGCACGACCCCCCCGCCAGCGGCCGAGGCACATTCCCTGGGGGTCAGGCCTCGGCCACTTCACGCAGCAGCTAACAGCCAGAAGCCAGGCTGTGTGGGCTAGTGGCTGGGGCAGTGGGCTAGCATGCAGGAGACCGGGgctaccccagctctgcccctgacctGCTGCGGGATGTCGGctcagtcccttcccctccctgggcGTGTTTCCCCTCGGCCCTTTGCCTGGGGCTTCTCTGtggactgggagctgctgggggcagagcctgtctgGCTGCGTGTGTGCAGGACAATGGGGCGCCCAGGCGCTGCGGGGGTCACACACACCACGAATAGTGTCGGTTGCAGGTGgaactgggtgggggtgggggatgtgagCAAACTGGAGTCAGAGCCCTTCCCGCCCCGTCCCTCTTGCCCAGCAAATGCAAAGAACAATGGAACCTCCCCCGGGTTATTGGCATCCCACGTGAGCTCGCTGAAGGCCAGTTCGTGCGAAGCTCCGGTACCAGCTCTGCGCCGGAGAGACACCCCTGATGCTGCGGGTACTGTGGAGACGCTCCAGGCTGCGCCAGGGctgtctgtggggcagggacattTTATAGTGGGGGGCTGAAAGCCAGTGAAACTGTCCCCAAAGTTTTTACCTCGTGCTCCCCTTAGCCCTGTCcgtgccctgccccacccccgagcTGAGACTGGGAGCAGGGCGGTGTCTCCAGGAGACGGGGGCTGATGTTATAAGTGTAATATAATATgtcattgaaagatgacagggccagaaagagttaattaaactgacctgacccatggccggaGTTTAGAGACTTGTTaagaagatctgtaaatgaatagagctttgaaatgcagcctgtattgttagaggtagaaggggaggtgtttgctcagggcttgagATGTAAgtaaacaagtcttgtctattgctatagctttgattcaaagatcaaaaaaggaatattaacatttaggaaggcACTTGAGGGAaacagtattattgtctctatgtctctttgaaggttgtggtaacctggatctgaactgttgaatggataaattaccctgtgctaattgccaggacgtttggaagaaggagagttaagcctatttttttctcaggccaaaaggctgctggaaatgtataaaaaccctgggaca contains these protein-coding regions:
- the LOC101944101 gene encoding N-acetyltransferase family 8 member 3-like isoform X1, which gives rise to MLKLQFICCHLHSNFFCSFCSLSVPGLRGPMAPYCFRQYEDGDYEAVRTMFGRGIMEHTPAAFIYMLKCPQAQLHFLGLFLAVLAASESLLISLLALLLGLTGAWFYIRSLWNDYAQQFLHNNLLDIRRTYLEAADSCLWVAEAEGAVVGMVGAVLPEDPSERGCALELKRMSVGREHRGRGIAKALCRTVIRFAQERGYSAVVLNTSMVQYSAQQLYENMGFRRVLERSPSLLASFLQFSVFYYRYEIPGSR
- the LOC101944101 gene encoding N-acetyltransferase family 8 member 3-like isoform X2 encodes the protein MAPYCFRQYEDGDYEAVRTMFGRGIMEHTPAAFIYMLKCPQAQLHFLGLFLAVLAASESLLISLLALLLGLTGAWFYIRSLWNDYAQQFLHNNLLDIRRTYLEAADSCLWVAEAEGAVVGMVGAVLPEDPSERGCALELKRMSVGREHRGRGIAKALCRTVIRFAQERGYSAVVLNTSMVQYSAQQLYENMGFRRVLERSPSLLASFLQFSVFYYRYEIPGSR